A window from Pangasianodon hypophthalmus isolate fPanHyp1 chromosome 4, fPanHyp1.pri, whole genome shotgun sequence encodes these proteins:
- the LOC113540212 gene encoding collectin-12 isoform X1 has product MKDEFSEEEDVQSFGYKRFGFQEGTQCTKCKSEWALKAAIGLLYVLCILLTIAVAILGYKVVQKVDGVTKGMHNYEGKITAMETDVRKLDDESGMTSKNTSSELQMFRSGLSALRQKLAAASDSVNSNAAVLQQLRASSQDVLSLQEYLRSQLNDHASTLHAANATLFSVAANTPVLQQDTAHLQHNLQTHINAQRMLQLSIDRLNFTQLQQDTTTAALQRTMEAADMNTQSVYSDVLTVRRETQLVGSIEDWIREKIINLEKAEFNASAHVLATAQGLGEVNMQLASISSQILNISTLNDGNAANLRELQEQQQDYGSRTSARFDRMEERLDAAEENVDRVTGNVSYTTWMLGGVNGELGALRSCSDTVGQHSDLLLNLNRTLAETQADGSALKAQQDDLSARLDKEVSSLSMIMEEMKLVDSKHSQLITNFTVLQGPPGPRGARGEKGPPGAGGPPGQKGERGDKGEAGVPGTQGEKGSSGPPGFSGVPGIQGPRGSPGPKGSRGSGGRAGPQGTKGEPGTPGLPGRDGMLGPLGPQGPLGIRGPVGPVGDPGHMGPPGPMGPPGPPGLPGSAAPVPTIPAPPEGASPLVATRSLPGGVGCPADWVWFKNSCYFFSTEKLTFDDALQKCNGMSSSMVIINDNEEQGWIHLHTVGRGYFWLGLTDRQKENIWRWVDGSEPTFKKWRPGQPDNWSHGHDEGEDCAGLVHGGKWNDFYCDDQLGFICERAVNS; this is encoded by the exons ATGAAAG ACGAGTTCTCTGAAGAAGAGGACGTCCAGTCATTTGGATACAAGAGATTTG GTTTTCAGGAGGGAACTCAGTGTACTAAGTGTAAGAGTGAGTGGGCATTGAAGGCAGCTATAGGCCTGCTCTACGTTCTCTGCATCTTACTCACCATTGCTGTAGCCATACTGGGTTACAAag TGGTTCAGAAAGTAGATGGTGTTACTAAGGGAATGCACAATTATGAGGGCAAAATCACTGCTATGGAGACAGATGTAAGAAAATTAG ATGATGAGTCTGGTATGACATCGAAGAACACTTCCAGTGAGCTGCAGATGTTTCGTTCTGGGTTATCAGCGTTGCGTCAAAAGCTAGCTGCAGCCTCTGACTCCGTCAACAGCAATGCTGCTGTCCTGCAGCAGCTCCGAGCCTCATCACAAGATGTGCTTTCGCTGCAGGAATATTTGCGCTCACAGCTAAATGACCATGCCAGCACTCTGCATGCTGCTAATGCTACGCTATTTTCTGTTGCTGCAAACACACCTGTGCTGCAGCAGGACACTGCACACCTTCAGCACAACTTGCAGACACACATCAATGCACAGCGCATGCTACAGCTTTCTATCGACCGTCTCAACTTCACTCAATTGCAGCAGGACACTACTACAGCAGCACTGCAGCGTACAATGGAAGCAGCAGATATGAATACGCAGAGTGTCTATAGTGACGTGCTAACGGTGCGCCGGGAGACACAGCTAGTGGGCAGCATTGAGGACTGGATTAGAGAAAAGATCATTAACCTGGAAAAAGCTGAATTTAATGCATCAGCCCATGTTCTGGCCACTGCACAAGGACTGGGGGAGGTAAACATGCAGCTAGCTAGCATCTCCAGTCAAATTCTGAATATTAGCACACTCAACGATGGTAACGCAGCAAACCTGAGAGAGCTacaggaacagcagcaggatTATGGCAGTCGAACAAGTGCTCGCTTTGACAGAATGGAGGAAAGGCTGGATGCAGCAGAAGAAAATGTTGACAGGGTCACAGGGAATGTGAGCTATACTACATGGATGCTGGGGGGAGTGAACGGAGAACTGGGTGCTTTGCGGAGCTGCTCAGACACAGTGGGACAACATTCAGATCTCCTGCTGAATCTAAACAGGACTCTGGCTGAGACACAGGCAGACGGGTCTGCTCTAAAGGCCCAGCAGGATGATCTATCAGCTCGGCTAGACAAAGAAGTCAGCAGTCTTTCCATGATCATGGAAGAAATGAAGCTTGTGGACAGCAAGCACTCCCAGCTCATCACCAATTTTACAGTATTGCAGG GCCCTCCTGGTCCAAGGGGTGCCCGTGGTGAAAAAGGCCCTCCTGGTGCAGGTGGTCCTCCTGGTCAGAAGGGGGAGAGAGGTGATAAAGGAGAGGCAGGTGTTCCAGGCACTCAGGGAGAAAAAGGAAGCTCTGGCCCTCCTGGTTTTTCAGGTGTCCCAGGCATACAAGGGCCTCGTGGTAGCCCAGGACCAAAGGGCTCACGAGGGTCAGGAGGCCGTGCAGGACCCCAAGGCACAAAAGGAGAACCTGGCACACCTGGACTGCCAGGCAGAGATGGGATGCTAGGGCCCCTGGGTCCTCAAGGACCACTGGGTATTCGTGGACCAGTTGGTCCTGTAGGGGACCCAGGACACATGGGACCACCAGGGCCTATGGGACCTCCAGGACCACCAGGGTTGCCCGGCAGCGCAGCACCAGTGCCAACGATACCTGCCCCACCAGAAGGTGCTTCACCACTAGTTGCTACAAGATCTCTGCCAG GCGGAGTTGGCTGCCCTGCTGACTGGGTATGGTTCAAAAACAGCTGTTACTTCTTCTCTACTGAAAAGCTCACTTTTGACGATGCTCTTCAAAAGTGCAATGGCATGTCTTCATCCATGGTCATCATCAATGATAATGAAGAACAG GGCTGGATACATCTTCACACAGTCGGTAGAGGCTACTTCTGGTTGGGATTGACAGATCGACAAAAAGAGAATATTTGGCGTTGGGTGGATGGCTCAGAGCCTACCTTCAA GAAATGGAGGCCTGGTCAGCCTGATAACTGGAGCCATGGACATGATGAAGGAGAGGACTGTGCAGGCCTTGTTCATGGAGGCAAGTGGAACGACTTCTACTGTGACGACCAGCTTGGTTTCATCTGCGAGAGAGCAGTAAACAGTTGa
- the LOC113540212 gene encoding collectin-12 isoform X2 — protein MRSCAGFLWGLIPAKNKDLVLFDCHGYRMVQKVDGVTKGMHNYEGKITAMETDVRKLDDESGMTSKNTSSELQMFRSGLSALRQKLAAASDSVNSNAAVLQQLRASSQDVLSLQEYLRSQLNDHASTLHAANATLFSVAANTPVLQQDTAHLQHNLQTHINAQRMLQLSIDRLNFTQLQQDTTTAALQRTMEAADMNTQSVYSDVLTVRRETQLVGSIEDWIREKIINLEKAEFNASAHVLATAQGLGEVNMQLASISSQILNISTLNDGNAANLRELQEQQQDYGSRTSARFDRMEERLDAAEENVDRVTGNVSYTTWMLGGVNGELGALRSCSDTVGQHSDLLLNLNRTLAETQADGSALKAQQDDLSARLDKEVSSLSMIMEEMKLVDSKHSQLITNFTVLQGPPGPRGARGEKGPPGAGGPPGQKGERGDKGEAGVPGTQGEKGSSGPPGFSGVPGIQGPRGSPGPKGSRGSGGRAGPQGTKGEPGTPGLPGRDGMLGPLGPQGPLGIRGPVGPVGDPGHMGPPGPMGPPGPPGLPGSAAPVPTIPAPPEGASPLVATRSLPGGVGCPADWVWFKNSCYFFSTEKLTFDDALQKCNGMSSSMVIINDNEEQGWIHLHTVGRGYFWLGLTDRQKENIWRWVDGSEPTFKKWRPGQPDNWSHGHDEGEDCAGLVHGGKWNDFYCDDQLGFICERAVNS, from the exons atgagatcATGTGCAGGATTTCTGTGGGGTCTTATTCCAGCCAAGAATAAGGACTTAGTGCTGTTTGATTGCCATGGATACAGAa TGGTTCAGAAAGTAGATGGTGTTACTAAGGGAATGCACAATTATGAGGGCAAAATCACTGCTATGGAGACAGATGTAAGAAAATTAG ATGATGAGTCTGGTATGACATCGAAGAACACTTCCAGTGAGCTGCAGATGTTTCGTTCTGGGTTATCAGCGTTGCGTCAAAAGCTAGCTGCAGCCTCTGACTCCGTCAACAGCAATGCTGCTGTCCTGCAGCAGCTCCGAGCCTCATCACAAGATGTGCTTTCGCTGCAGGAATATTTGCGCTCACAGCTAAATGACCATGCCAGCACTCTGCATGCTGCTAATGCTACGCTATTTTCTGTTGCTGCAAACACACCTGTGCTGCAGCAGGACACTGCACACCTTCAGCACAACTTGCAGACACACATCAATGCACAGCGCATGCTACAGCTTTCTATCGACCGTCTCAACTTCACTCAATTGCAGCAGGACACTACTACAGCAGCACTGCAGCGTACAATGGAAGCAGCAGATATGAATACGCAGAGTGTCTATAGTGACGTGCTAACGGTGCGCCGGGAGACACAGCTAGTGGGCAGCATTGAGGACTGGATTAGAGAAAAGATCATTAACCTGGAAAAAGCTGAATTTAATGCATCAGCCCATGTTCTGGCCACTGCACAAGGACTGGGGGAGGTAAACATGCAGCTAGCTAGCATCTCCAGTCAAATTCTGAATATTAGCACACTCAACGATGGTAACGCAGCAAACCTGAGAGAGCTacaggaacagcagcaggatTATGGCAGTCGAACAAGTGCTCGCTTTGACAGAATGGAGGAAAGGCTGGATGCAGCAGAAGAAAATGTTGACAGGGTCACAGGGAATGTGAGCTATACTACATGGATGCTGGGGGGAGTGAACGGAGAACTGGGTGCTTTGCGGAGCTGCTCAGACACAGTGGGACAACATTCAGATCTCCTGCTGAATCTAAACAGGACTCTGGCTGAGACACAGGCAGACGGGTCTGCTCTAAAGGCCCAGCAGGATGATCTATCAGCTCGGCTAGACAAAGAAGTCAGCAGTCTTTCCATGATCATGGAAGAAATGAAGCTTGTGGACAGCAAGCACTCCCAGCTCATCACCAATTTTACAGTATTGCAGG GCCCTCCTGGTCCAAGGGGTGCCCGTGGTGAAAAAGGCCCTCCTGGTGCAGGTGGTCCTCCTGGTCAGAAGGGGGAGAGAGGTGATAAAGGAGAGGCAGGTGTTCCAGGCACTCAGGGAGAAAAAGGAAGCTCTGGCCCTCCTGGTTTTTCAGGTGTCCCAGGCATACAAGGGCCTCGTGGTAGCCCAGGACCAAAGGGCTCACGAGGGTCAGGAGGCCGTGCAGGACCCCAAGGCACAAAAGGAGAACCTGGCACACCTGGACTGCCAGGCAGAGATGGGATGCTAGGGCCCCTGGGTCCTCAAGGACCACTGGGTATTCGTGGACCAGTTGGTCCTGTAGGGGACCCAGGACACATGGGACCACCAGGGCCTATGGGACCTCCAGGACCACCAGGGTTGCCCGGCAGCGCAGCACCAGTGCCAACGATACCTGCCCCACCAGAAGGTGCTTCACCACTAGTTGCTACAAGATCTCTGCCAG GCGGAGTTGGCTGCCCTGCTGACTGGGTATGGTTCAAAAACAGCTGTTACTTCTTCTCTACTGAAAAGCTCACTTTTGACGATGCTCTTCAAAAGTGCAATGGCATGTCTTCATCCATGGTCATCATCAATGATAATGAAGAACAG GGCTGGATACATCTTCACACAGTCGGTAGAGGCTACTTCTGGTTGGGATTGACAGATCGACAAAAAGAGAATATTTGGCGTTGGGTGGATGGCTCAGAGCCTACCTTCAA GAAATGGAGGCCTGGTCAGCCTGATAACTGGAGCCATGGACATGATGAAGGAGAGGACTGTGCAGGCCTTGTTCATGGAGGCAAGTGGAACGACTTCTACTGTGACGACCAGCTTGGTTTCATCTGCGAGAGAGCAGTAAACAGTTGa